In Fibrobacter succinogenes, a single genomic region encodes these proteins:
- the ruvC gene encoding crossover junction endodeoxyribonuclease RuvC: protein MVILGIDPGSITTGYAFLKKTGNQIQVLEYGTFHANASKNLEDRLVHIVSELEERLDHYHPDALAMEGVFFAKNVKSALVLGHIRGAILVACHRRGMTYDEYPPRVVKQAVTGDGAASKEHVANMVFARLGIASSELPLDATDALAIAWTHANPASPVQSLVTKKKTTTKKKATVQQWKDLIEKMGGTIQ, encoded by the coding sequence ATGGTTATTCTTGGTATTGACCCTGGTTCCATTACAACTGGGTATGCTTTCCTAAAAAAAACGGGAAATCAAATACAGGTGCTGGAGTATGGCACGTTTCATGCGAACGCTTCGAAAAATCTTGAAGACCGCCTTGTGCACATTGTTTCGGAACTGGAAGAGCGCCTAGATCACTACCATCCCGATGCTTTGGCGATGGAAGGCGTGTTTTTTGCGAAGAATGTAAAGAGTGCCCTTGTGCTTGGACATATCCGCGGGGCTATCCTTGTGGCGTGCCACCGTCGCGGGATGACTTATGACGAATACCCACCGCGAGTCGTGAAGCAGGCGGTCACAGGGGATGGTGCGGCCTCGAAGGAACATGTGGCAAACATGGTCTTTGCGCGCCTTGGAATTGCGTCTTCGGAACTCCCGCTCGATGCGACCGATGCGCTTGCTATTGCATGGACGCATGCGAATCCGGCCTCTCCGGTGCAGTCGCTTGTCACGAAAAAGAAGACGACTACAAAGAAAAAGGCTACGGTACAGCAGTGGAAGGATTTGATTGAAAAGATGGGAGGGACGATTCAATGA
- a CDS encoding CHC2 zinc finger domain-containing protein yields the protein MLIDQEHADYMRTKAHPRQLGIPLSRWGRNLIACCPFHAPEETSLFFYDALGYWRYRCLQCGSEGDLVDFLMKSRFNGMDEQAARSEAYDFLGSLDKDIANNQDSEHPWVKEVGGEKSKVLECFVRYCHWAACKSPSSAKFLEARGWSIGQAQLYGLGYYSGDPEPFISYCMLSGIERHQISFYLDNLEAYHEPRITIPARNSKGFIHSVYGRLIDDNEKSHTYITYASGPTAIPFNIQADSENPIIVQGFFDALTADLAGIPGVVSTMFQELNINHLYKLKACGAEAFTIILRREEDRRNQELKIQKYLKLADQLHMSLKSIVLPKDETVDTFVRHNGADQLIDLIEKTEVDTIHSHRRSMLLQDIKENFDNAMACQPDQSVGYTLSTFPKLTKEIDGIQSGCFFVSSHPFGLKTFLLSSITLDLIESNPSLKVIYVAYETPRRQIFDRFVSMLIGESILSVRKQNADNDINKKIMEATRDLMGYVRNNRLEIWDDMPSLDFNDLLKTLQPELKDHPNLILVIDGIDHLKITDRPELPDIHEKRSSIMLDLYKALDIPIFLGGELIDSNMGLLGPRAYLRDSDAIYWLTEKDGVLSLAIDSKRLGTSRIYEDRILMNPQSSRMQEA from the coding sequence ATGCTGATAGACCAGGAACATGCAGATTACATGAGAACAAAAGCTCACCCCAGACAATTGGGAATTCCACTGAGCCGTTGGGGGAGAAACCTTATAGCTTGCTGCCCGTTCCACGCACCCGAAGAAACTTCATTGTTCTTCTACGATGCGTTGGGTTATTGGCGCTACCGCTGCTTGCAGTGCGGGAGCGAAGGCGATCTAGTTGACTTTCTCATGAAAAGCCGTTTTAACGGGATGGACGAACAAGCCGCCCGCTCTGAAGCTTATGACTTCCTTGGATCGCTCGACAAGGACATAGCAAACAACCAAGACAGCGAACATCCGTGGGTCAAGGAAGTCGGTGGCGAAAAATCCAAGGTTTTGGAATGTTTCGTCCGCTATTGCCACTGGGCAGCCTGCAAAAGCCCATCTTCGGCAAAATTCCTCGAAGCTCGCGGCTGGAGCATTGGTCAAGCACAGCTCTATGGACTCGGCTATTACAGCGGTGACCCGGAGCCGTTCATCAGTTACTGCATGCTCTCCGGCATCGAACGCCATCAGATCAGTTTCTATCTCGACAACCTCGAAGCCTATCACGAACCGAGAATTACGATTCCGGCACGTAACTCCAAGGGATTCATTCATTCCGTTTACGGAAGGCTAATCGACGATAACGAAAAGAGCCACACGTACATCACTTACGCCTCTGGTCCGACCGCCATTCCGTTTAACATCCAAGCGGATAGCGAAAATCCGATTATCGTACAGGGATTCTTTGACGCCCTCACCGCTGACCTCGCCGGTATTCCAGGCGTTGTCTCCACGATGTTCCAAGAATTGAACATCAACCACCTGTACAAGTTGAAGGCCTGCGGAGCAGAAGCATTTACGATCATCTTGCGCCGCGAAGAAGACCGCCGCAATCAAGAACTCAAAATTCAAAAGTACTTGAAGCTCGCCGACCAACTTCACATGAGCCTCAAGTCCATTGTGCTCCCGAAAGACGAGACTGTCGATACGTTTGTCCGCCATAATGGTGCAGACCAGCTCATCGACCTCATTGAAAAAACCGAAGTCGATACAATCCACTCCCACCGTCGCTCGATGCTGTTGCAAGACATCAAGGAAAACTTTGATAACGCCATGGCATGCCAGCCGGATCAAAGCGTGGGCTATACGCTCAGTACATTCCCAAAGCTCACCAAGGAAATCGACGGTATTCAGTCGGGATGTTTCTTCGTGTCTTCGCATCCGTTCGGGCTCAAGACATTCTTGCTTTCTAGCATCACGCTTGACCTCATCGAAAGCAACCCGAGCCTCAAGGTCATTTACGTTGCCTACGAAACTCCGCGCCGTCAAATCTTTGACCGCTTCGTTTCCATGCTCATCGGTGAATCCATCCTCTCCGTGCGCAAGCAAAATGCAGACAACGATATCAACAAGAAAATCATGGAAGCCACACGCGACTTGATGGGTTATGTGCGCAACAATCGTCTTGAAATTTGGGACGACATGCCTTCGCTCGACTTCAACGACCTTCTCAAGACGCTTCAACCAGAGCTCAAGGATCACCCGAATTTGATTCTCGTGATTGACGGCATCGACCACTTGAAGATTACCGACCGTCCAGAACTCCCGGACATCCACGAGAAGCGGTCGTCCATCATGCTTGACTTGTACAAGGCGCTCGACATTCCCATATTCCTCGGTGGTGAACTCATCGATTCCAACATGGGACTTTTAGGGCCACGCGCTTACCTCCGCGATTCCGATGCCATCTACTGGCTCACCGAAAAAGACGGAGTTTTAAGCCTAGCCATTGATTCCAAGCGCTTGGGCACGAGCCGCATTTACGAAGACAGGATTTTGATGAATCCTCAATCTAGCCGCATGCAAGAAGCTTAA
- a CDS encoding glycosyltransferase: MFTIVDFNNFWSPSGGGVRRYHLQKMAFYEKQSDVLSVFVMPSASTYTETRSEGLIIEHIEAFRFPGNWEYRFMWKESQIRPILEKYKPDAIEVGSPYILPSVVHNIAKKVVPNAALFSFWHADFPVTYVGRPIAKKFGAGTGKFFRKIAFWYAHKEFDGFDCVQASSKEAMARLKKNGLPDPRWIPLGCDIDTFSPERRDEALVAKLKDGEPDRLTIFFPHRHCNEKGIDLVLGAYDILTQKLGHEPAIVFAGTGPSLPLVQAAAEKYKHVSYIGFVNSIDEMARYYASVDMGLALSGWETFGLSILESMASGNALVGAAAGAAFEHVTESGAGTILKERTPEALADAIVELYHSDLTEKKAKARKYAEKFSWNDCFKRQLALYKEITGLKK; the protein is encoded by the coding sequence ATGTTTACCATCGTTGATTTTAACAACTTCTGGAGTCCGTCAGGAGGCGGAGTCCGGCGTTATCATTTGCAGAAAATGGCGTTTTACGAAAAGCAAAGCGATGTGCTTTCGGTCTTTGTCATGCCTTCTGCAAGTACATACACGGAAACGCGAAGCGAAGGACTAATCATCGAGCATATCGAGGCATTCCGGTTCCCAGGCAATTGGGAATACCGCTTTATGTGGAAAGAAAGCCAGATCCGCCCGATTCTCGAGAAATACAAGCCTGATGCAATTGAAGTAGGTTCGCCATACATTCTGCCTTCAGTTGTTCATAACATAGCAAAGAAGGTTGTTCCAAATGCAGCATTGTTCAGCTTTTGGCATGCCGATTTTCCAGTGACTTACGTGGGTCGCCCCATCGCCAAAAAATTTGGAGCAGGCACGGGAAAGTTCTTCCGCAAAATTGCATTCTGGTACGCCCATAAAGAATTTGATGGATTCGATTGCGTACAAGCGTCATCAAAAGAAGCGATGGCCCGCCTTAAAAAGAACGGCCTCCCAGACCCGCGCTGGATTCCGCTCGGTTGCGACATCGACACATTCTCCCCAGAGCGTCGTGACGAAGCGTTAGTCGCCAAACTTAAGGACGGTGAACCCGACCGCCTCACGATATTTTTCCCGCATAGGCATTGCAACGAAAAAGGGATTGACCTTGTTCTCGGAGCCTACGATATTTTAACGCAAAAGCTCGGGCACGAACCCGCAATAGTCTTTGCCGGCACAGGTCCAAGCCTCCCGCTCGTACAAGCGGCTGCCGAAAAATACAAGCATGTAAGCTACATCGGGTTTGTAAACTCCATTGACGAAATGGCCCGCTATTACGCGAGCGTCGATATGGGGCTTGCGCTCTCCGGTTGGGAAACGTTCGGACTTTCCATTCTCGAAAGCATGGCTAGCGGAAACGCCCTCGTCGGAGCCGCGGCAGGAGCCGCATTCGAGCACGTCACGGAATCAGGTGCAGGTACAATCCTCAAGGAACGCACGCCCGAAGCGCTTGCCGATGCCATTGTCGAGCTCTATCATTCTGACCTCACCGAAAAAAAGGCCAAAGCACGAAAGTACGCCGAGAAATTCAGTTGGAACGATTGCTTTAAGCGCCAGCTCGCGCTCTACAAAGAAATTACCGGACTTAAAAAATGA